The Acidobacteriota bacterium genome includes a region encoding these proteins:
- a CDS encoding class I SAM-dependent methyltransferase translates to MPSDTMHASPPPAASSSPPANHPEWKFLYQSEGCPIFFDPTSHLFHSIVLLEETTSLYQEQFYEAGSAARFFSPIEVVTRFFRRWRAAYIARFVQSTGGVLDIGCGNAYVLYYLREDHKVPVVIGTQVSATAQAFAREKLGIDVRLGELPVLRPDLPTFSVITAWHVFEHVADYENYFKESWEMLAPGGHLILEVPNAQSWTVGFSGPGWMGWDPPHHVVHFTPDGLDKLLKKHGFQPVARSTFSLEYSVFTSLQSICNRFSRLRNAFYDGLRRVGGNRPPLWLILFQGVCFSILFFPVLLINLLLTPTPWGEVLHVIAQKPARTASN, encoded by the coding sequence TTGCCATCTGACACTATGCACGCTTCACCACCTCCGGCAGCCTCGTCATCGCCACCAGCGAATCACCCTGAATGGAAGTTTCTCTATCAGAGCGAAGGCTGCCCAATTTTTTTCGACCCAACCAGTCATCTCTTTCATTCGATTGTCCTGCTTGAAGAAACCACATCCTTGTACCAGGAACAGTTCTATGAAGCTGGTTCCGCAGCCCGTTTTTTTTCGCCGATTGAAGTGGTAACCCGCTTCTTTCGGCGGTGGCGAGCTGCCTACATCGCACGGTTTGTTCAATCAACCGGCGGTGTACTTGATATTGGCTGTGGAAATGCCTATGTACTCTACTATCTTCGTGAAGATCACAAGGTTCCAGTGGTGATAGGTACCCAGGTCTCTGCAACGGCTCAAGCCTTTGCCCGCGAGAAACTCGGAATTGACGTTCGACTCGGGGAACTCCCAGTCCTGCGGCCTGACCTTCCTACTTTTTCAGTCATCACGGCCTGGCATGTTTTTGAACATGTGGCCGACTATGAAAATTACTTCAAGGAAAGCTGGGAGATGTTGGCACCTGGCGGACATTTGATTCTTGAGGTTCCAAATGCCCAAAGCTGGACAGTTGGATTTTCCGGCCCAGGTTGGATGGGGTGGGACCCGCCTCACCATGTAGTTCATTTCACACCCGATGGGTTGGATAAACTCTTGAAAAAACATGGGTTTCAACCTGTTGCAAGGTCCACGTTTTCACTTGAATACAGCGTCTTTACTTCGCTTCAATCTATTTGCAACCGATTTTCACGGCTGCGAAATGCATTTTACGATGGGTTGCGACGTGTTGGTGGAAATCGTCCCCCTCTCTGGTTGATCCTGTTTCAGGGAGTATGCTTTTCCATTCTGTTTTTTCCAGTTCTTCTGATCAATCTACTACTTACCCCAACACCGTGGGGTGAAGTTCTCCATGTCATTGCCCAAAAGCCAGCACGCACTGCGTCAAACTGA
- a CDS encoding DUF1501 domain-containing protein, which produces MFSKHINRRNFLKQGFGFVTAGVVLPHLGLSGFAQTPSFAPSDRRILVVIEFAGGNDGLNTVIPYTDPAYLKARPTIGLTDKDGILSISDTYALHPELAELKTFYDAGNLAIIQSVGYPDSTLSHFRSRDIWHTADPVKISGEGWLGKAAEQLYGSNVGLKALSVGNGLPKTLQSSVAVVPAIVKFPRYDYQTDSKHAADGKNQEKTFTNIYGQTRTKGALDQSIASVGLDALEGADTLQAGIAQYQSNVEYPANNPLSEGLKMLAQIITTIPESQILYVTLGGFDNHSQQIAAADQKLSGDHAALLKYFSEGVDAFYKDLAGHGLAEQVVVMQWSEFGRRPNENGSLGTDHGTASSLFVIGNPVKGGIYGMHPNLTSLDRAGNVTFDIDFRSVYGTILDGWLNVSSSQVLGASFENIGFF; this is translated from the coding sequence ATGTTTTCAAAACACATCAATCGCAGAAATTTTCTTAAACAAGGGTTTGGCTTTGTGACCGCTGGGGTGGTTCTGCCGCACCTGGGGCTTTCCGGATTTGCCCAAACGCCGTCTTTTGCCCCATCGGATCGGCGGATTCTGGTTGTCATCGAATTTGCCGGTGGCAATGACGGGCTCAACACAGTAATTCCATATACTGACCCGGCTTATCTCAAAGCCCGACCAACCATTGGGTTAACGGACAAAGACGGGATTTTATCAATCAGCGACACCTATGCCCTCCACCCAGAACTGGCTGAACTGAAAACATTTTATGACGCTGGCAATCTGGCGATTATCCAGAGCGTTGGCTATCCAGACTCAACCTTGTCGCATTTCCGCTCACGTGATATCTGGCACACAGCAGATCCGGTCAAGATTTCGGGTGAAGGATGGCTTGGGAAAGCAGCCGAACAACTCTATGGCAGTAATGTCGGCCTCAAAGCCCTGAGCGTCGGCAATGGACTTCCAAAAACGCTGCAAAGCTCAGTGGCCGTGGTCCCAGCCATCGTGAAATTTCCACGTTACGACTACCAAACTGACTCCAAACATGCGGCAGATGGTAAAAACCAGGAGAAAACCTTTACCAATATTTATGGTCAGACACGTACCAAAGGCGCGCTTGATCAATCAATTGCCTCGGTTGGACTTGATGCACTTGAGGGGGCTGATACATTACAGGCAGGCATTGCGCAGTACCAATCCAATGTGGAATATCCGGCGAATAATCCACTCTCCGAAGGATTGAAAATGCTGGCTCAAATCATCACCACAATTCCCGAATCGCAAATCCTCTATGTCACGCTGGGCGGATTTGACAACCACAGCCAGCAAATTGCAGCGGCAGACCAAAAACTAAGCGGCGACCATGCGGCCCTGCTCAAATATTTCTCTGAAGGCGTGGATGCTTTTTATAAGGATCTGGCAGGTCATGGTCTCGCCGAGCAGGTGGTGGTGATGCAATGGTCGGAATTTGGCCGGCGACCAAATGAAAATGGCAGTCTCGGCACCGATCACGGGACCGCCTCTTCCCTCTTTGTCATTGGAAACCCAGTGAAAGGCGGTATTTACGGGATGCATCCCAATCTTACATCACTTGACCGGGCTGGAAATGTGACCTTCGATATTGATTTCCGCTCAGTGTACGGCACCATTCTGGACGGCTGGCTCAATGTGTCTTCCAGCCAGGTGCTGGGCGCGTCGTTTGAAAATATCGGCTTTTTTTGA
- the lexA gene encoding transcriptional repressor LexA, translating to MITPRQQELLTSIRRFVETHGFAPTISEIQEQLGLRSPASVHHLLSELEKDGCIRRIPNARRGIELVSPSGNDSECEIPLLGVIAAGYPIEAVLNQETISIPRSLLGRQKTFALRVRGNSMIGEQICNGDLIVVDSRSTAENGQTVVALIDHQEATVKRFYSELDQVRLEPANPEYQSIVVAPERVQVQGVVIGLIRKYQR from the coding sequence GTGATAACTCCACGTCAGCAAGAACTCCTCACGAGCATTCGCCGATTTGTTGAAACCCATGGTTTTGCTCCGACAATCAGTGAGATTCAAGAGCAATTAGGATTGCGGTCACCGGCTTCGGTTCATCATTTACTTTCTGAATTGGAAAAAGATGGATGTATTCGCCGGATTCCCAATGCCCGGCGAGGAATTGAGCTTGTTTCCCCGAGTGGAAATGATTCCGAATGCGAGATTCCTCTCTTAGGGGTCATTGCGGCAGGGTATCCGATTGAAGCCGTATTAAATCAGGAGACCATTTCGATTCCACGTTCCCTATTGGGTCGCCAAAAGACATTTGCCCTTCGAGTTCGCGGAAATTCAATGATTGGCGAGCAAATCTGTAATGGCGACTTGATCGTCGTTGATTCACGCTCGACCGCAGAGAATGGACAGACTGTGGTTGCCTTGATTGACCATCAGGAGGCAACTGTGAAACGATTTTATTCGGAACTTGATCAGGTTCGGCTTGAACCAGCCAATCCAGAATATCAATCAATCGTGGTTGCGCCTGAACGAGTTCAGGTTCAAGGTGTGGTAATTGGTTTAATTCGAAAATATCAACGGTAG
- a CDS encoding pyridoxal phosphate-dependent aminotransferase, whose amino-acid sequence MSTGPSKETEAFARPNSKRLAHRFDEVGFSEIVRIRNRVMELKATGETIFQFEGGEPYMNTPDFVKEAAIQALHENKTRYAPSSGIKPLVDAITEKLRTKNKIPAQSEHVIVGNGGMQGLYGAFNSILDPGDEVLLFSPHWTPTRDLIYMSGGQVVSINTFQARQTGISQTLQAHLSPKSRAILLNTPQNPTGIVFTRAEIEEVAAFAQTHDLVVIADEAYEDLVYEQEHISIASLPGMYERTISVYTLSKSYAMTGWRLGYAIAAEPFITGLKKSILYSSNGVSTPTQWAAVAALSTPSDFIEKAFEGYQYRRSLMVDGLNALGFRCSPPPAGAFYAFPDISSIAADSTAFSRELLDKAHIATVPGVVFGKEGEGHLRFSYSLAPEVIEKGLESLGTYLKNR is encoded by the coding sequence ATGTCAACAGGTCCATCCAAAGAAACTGAAGCTTTTGCACGCCCCAACTCCAAACGGCTCGCCCACCGATTTGATGAAGTTGGTTTCTCGGAAATTGTCAGGATTCGCAATCGGGTCATGGAACTCAAAGCCACAGGTGAAACCATCTTCCAGTTTGAAGGCGGCGAACCCTATATGAACACGCCTGATTTTGTGAAGGAAGCCGCAATCCAGGCCCTTCACGAAAATAAAACCCGCTATGCTCCGTCAAGTGGAATCAAACCTTTAGTTGATGCCATTACCGAAAAACTCCGCACGAAAAATAAAATTCCCGCCCAATCTGAACACGTTATCGTGGGCAATGGCGGGATGCAGGGACTCTATGGTGCCTTCAATTCCATTTTGGACCCAGGGGATGAAGTTCTTTTATTCTCTCCACATTGGACTCCGACCCGCGATCTGATTTATATGTCAGGCGGTCAGGTCGTCAGTATTAACACGTTCCAGGCCCGACAAACCGGAATTTCCCAGACGTTGCAGGCGCATCTCAGCCCAAAAAGCCGGGCCATCCTCCTCAATACCCCACAAAATCCAACTGGAATTGTTTTTACCCGTGCTGAAATTGAAGAAGTGGCTGCCTTTGCCCAAACACACGATCTGGTAGTCATTGCCGATGAAGCATATGAAGACCTGGTGTATGAGCAGGAACACATTTCAATTGCATCACTGCCTGGCATGTATGAACGCACGATCAGTGTGTATACACTTTCGAAAAGTTATGCCATGACAGGATGGCGGCTCGGATATGCGATTGCCGCCGAACCATTTATCACCGGGTTGAAAAAATCCATATTATATTCTTCGAATGGAGTCAGTACCCCAACTCAGTGGGCCGCCGTGGCAGCACTCTCAACACCTTCGGACTTTATCGAAAAAGCCTTTGAAGGATATCAATACCGCCGCTCATTGATGGTGGACGGACTCAATGCCCTGGGATTTCGCTGTAGTCCACCTCCGGCTGGGGCGTTTTATGCGTTTCCAGATATTTCCTCAATCGCCGCTGACAGCACGGCTTTTTCCCGCGAGCTTTTAGATAAAGCGCATATCGCCACGGTTCCAGGCGTCGTTTTTGGGAAAGAAGGCGAAGGACATCTTCGGTTTAGTTACTCGCTGGCTCCAGAAGTTATTGAAAAAGGGCTTGAGTCCCTCGGTACCTACCTTAAAAACCGCTAA
- a CDS encoding alpha/beta hydrolase: protein MKRQNLITALVGLGLAGGWVWRYQRRPRDIRWIDYAGEIHHPMASNFAVVDEVRLHFQEKGLHNPDPLMLLHGFGSSNFTWKDCLNPLAEDGYRVIAPDLKGFGFSEKPADGRYHVQDQAQLMIGLLDQLEIEQATLCGTSYGAAVALACALMWPGRVKRLILIDAAYNDAPLHQPLSTAHLALARTYGVAEATIPILFGSKVFVRNSVKTMFADPSLVDAERTQAYFRPVQSINCQQAFMTGARQWDLNWLELELSAITVPTLILWGEQDRIIPLHLGGQLHLAIPQSEFYVLPKCGHVPQEERPLETVELMIDFLRRTDIRTLPEKFPEDGPVSAPPPVEYGDLDS, encoded by the coding sequence GTGAAACGACAGAACCTCATTACCGCATTGGTTGGACTTGGATTGGCAGGTGGCTGGGTATGGCGGTATCAACGCCGTCCGCGCGATATTCGGTGGATTGATTATGCCGGTGAAATCCATCATCCGATGGCCAGTAATTTTGCCGTGGTGGATGAAGTGAGACTCCATTTTCAGGAAAAAGGACTGCACAATCCAGACCCCCTGATGCTCCTTCATGGGTTTGGGTCATCCAATTTCACGTGGAAAGATTGTCTCAATCCGTTGGCTGAAGATGGATATCGAGTAATCGCACCAGATCTGAAAGGATTTGGCTTTTCGGAAAAACCAGCGGATGGGCGCTATCATGTTCAGGATCAGGCACAACTGATGATTGGATTGCTTGATCAACTTGAAATTGAGCAGGCAACGCTATGTGGGACTTCGTATGGAGCCGCCGTAGCTCTGGCCTGTGCGTTAATGTGGCCAGGTCGGGTCAAACGGCTGATCTTAATTGATGCGGCTTACAATGATGCTCCGCTCCACCAACCACTTTCGACAGCACATCTTGCCCTGGCCCGAACCTATGGAGTCGCAGAAGCCACAATCCCAATCCTTTTTGGTTCCAAGGTTTTTGTGCGCAATAGCGTCAAGACGATGTTTGCCGATCCATCACTGGTTGATGCGGAACGGACACAAGCCTATTTCCGACCCGTTCAATCAATCAATTGTCAGCAGGCATTTATGACTGGCGCCCGTCAATGGGATCTGAACTGGCTTGAACTGGAATTAAGCGCCATCACTGTCCCAACACTGATCCTTTGGGGTGAGCAAGACCGGATCATCCCGCTTCATCTCGGTGGACAACTGCACCTGGCAATTCCACAGTCTGAGTTTTATGTGCTTCCGAAATGTGGTCACGTTCCACAGGAAGAACGCCCCCTTGAAACTGTTGAACTGATGATCGATTTTTTGCGGCGGACAGATATTCGAACACTTCCTGAAAAATTTCCTGAAGACGGTCCGGTTTCCGCACCACCCCCCGTCGAATATGGTGATTTAGACAGCTAA
- the yhbH gene encoding sporulation protein YhbH has translation MAIQRNDWSLQRKGIMDQERHAERVREAIKKNLGSIVSNESIILSDGKKSVKIPLRSLDEYKFRFDYRKQKQVAQGDGHSQVGDVVAREGKPGKGQGKGQAGNQEGQEFYEAEVNIDEIAALIFEDLALPFLEEKAKQAVPSRSTRFTEIRRTGIMSNLDKKRTVLENIKRNAMEKKRVGVGGFRKEDLRFKSWEETVRYESNAVVIAMMDVSGSMGEFKKYIARSFYFWMVRFLRTKYDTVKIVFISHHTEAKEVTEEQFFTQGESGGTVVSSAYKLALEIIKDRFPPRDWNIYPFHFSDGDNYYSDNDEAVRLADELIKTCNLFGYGEIGDEGVSSYRRSSGALLSVFKEHLKNKARFIGVRIDNKEDVYPALKEFFGVRGIKV, from the coding sequence ATGGCAATACAACGCAACGACTGGAGTCTGCAGCGGAAAGGCATCATGGACCAGGAACGCCACGCTGAGCGTGTCCGTGAAGCAATCAAAAAAAATCTGGGCTCAATTGTGTCAAATGAATCCATCATCCTGTCGGATGGGAAGAAGTCAGTGAAGATTCCGCTTCGATCTCTGGATGAGTACAAATTCCGCTTTGACTATCGCAAACAAAAACAGGTCGCCCAGGGCGATGGTCATTCGCAGGTTGGAGATGTGGTGGCTCGGGAAGGAAAACCAGGGAAAGGACAGGGAAAAGGACAGGCTGGGAATCAGGAAGGACAGGAATTCTACGAAGCCGAAGTAAACATTGACGAAATCGCGGCTTTGATTTTTGAAGATCTGGCCTTGCCCTTTCTTGAGGAAAAAGCCAAACAGGCGGTGCCCTCCCGCTCGACCCGGTTCACTGAAATCCGACGGACTGGGATTATGTCCAATTTAGATAAAAAGCGGACGGTTCTTGAAAATATCAAGCGCAATGCAATGGAAAAAAAGCGGGTTGGCGTTGGAGGATTTCGCAAAGAAGACCTGCGTTTTAAAAGCTGGGAAGAAACGGTTCGCTATGAATCAAATGCGGTTGTCATTGCCATGATGGACGTTTCTGGATCAATGGGCGAGTTCAAAAAATATATCGCCCGCAGTTTTTACTTCTGGATGGTGCGGTTTCTTCGGACGAAATACGATACCGTCAAAATCGTATTCATCAGCCATCATACCGAAGCAAAAGAAGTGACAGAGGAGCAGTTTTTTACGCAAGGTGAATCAGGTGGAACAGTTGTCTCAAGTGCCTACAAACTGGCTCTCGAAATCATCAAGGATCGGTTTCCACCCCGTGACTGGAATATCTACCCGTTTCATTTCTCTGATGGGGATAACTACTACTCAGACAATGATGAAGCGGTTCGCCTGGCGGACGAGCTCATCAAAACCTGCAATCTGTTTGGGTATGGGGAAATTGGGGATGAAGGTGTCTCAAGCTATCGCCGTTCCTCAGGGGCACTTCTTTCAGTTTTTAAGGAGCACCTCAAAAACAAAGCCCGATTTATCGGTGTTCGCATTGATAATAAAGAGGATGTTTATCCGGCTTTAAAGGAATTTTTTGGGGTTCGGGGGATCAAAGTGTAA
- a CDS encoding DUF1800 domain-containing protein encodes MAPVAWNTSNAAHLLRRAGFAGSDVEIADLVKRGLEGSVDYLLNYELIDNSALEKFLTENIRFDVEDPRSFNRNEIRRFFLLRMAYTRRPLEEKLTLFWHDHFATAFSKVAEYPMYLQNLTLRRFALARFDDLLLNISRDPAMILWLDNNTNVRGNPNENFGRELMELFTCGVTDVVTGESNYTEDDVKEGARAFTGWTVKRGEFFFNENQHDFGVKTFRGTSGNFNGEDIIANLTQDRSTARFIAHKLFEYFIYPDPGPAVIERFADVYFANDHSIKALLRAIFVSDEFYSNKARFALVKSPVEFAIGAIRQLKATGGLRNVADTLALQGQDILNPPDVSGWTSGLGWIDTSSMLERYNFANDMLTNRNREITVLIDPKLLLPPADKQNKADLVDHFLNLMGPLEVSSKTRKELQKYLILDDSGQKGKFKLDDATIDKKVRGLLHLIMSLPEYHLN; translated from the coding sequence ATGGCACCTGTAGCATGGAATACTTCAAATGCAGCGCATCTGCTTCGCCGGGCAGGGTTTGCCGGCAGCGATGTTGAGATTGCCGACCTGGTCAAACGCGGCCTTGAAGGCAGTGTTGATTACCTGCTCAATTATGAGTTGATTGACAACAGCGCGTTGGAAAAATTTCTGACTGAAAACATCAGGTTTGATGTCGAAGACCCGCGCTCGTTTAACCGCAATGAAATCCGACGTTTTTTCCTGTTGCGCATGGCCTACACCCGCCGGCCACTGGAAGAAAAATTGACTCTTTTCTGGCACGATCATTTTGCCACCGCCTTTTCCAAAGTCGCCGAGTACCCGATGTATCTCCAAAACCTGACCTTGCGCCGGTTTGCGCTGGCCCGGTTTGATGATCTGCTGCTCAATATTTCCCGTGACCCGGCCATGATTTTGTGGCTGGATAACAACACCAATGTTCGTGGCAACCCAAATGAAAACTTTGGGCGTGAGTTAATGGAACTCTTTACCTGTGGCGTCACCGACGTGGTCACGGGTGAATCCAATTACACCGAAGATGATGTCAAAGAGGGGGCTCGGGCGTTTACTGGCTGGACCGTGAAACGGGGCGAGTTTTTTTTCAATGAGAACCAGCACGATTTCGGGGTCAAAACCTTCCGCGGCACCTCAGGGAATTTTAACGGCGAAGACATCATCGCCAATCTGACCCAGGATCGTTCCACTGCTCGTTTTATTGCCCATAAACTCTTTGAATACTTTATTTATCCTGATCCAGGCCCGGCGGTCATCGAACGGTTCGCCGATGTGTATTTTGCCAATGACCACAGTATCAAAGCCCTGCTCCGGGCAATTTTCGTCTCTGACGAATTTTATTCGAACAAGGCCCGGTTTGCGCTGGTGAAAAGCCCGGTGGAATTTGCCATCGGCGCCATCCGTCAATTGAAAGCCACCGGAGGACTTCGCAATGTGGCCGACACTCTCGCGCTTCAAGGACAGGACATTCTGAATCCGCCGGATGTGAGCGGCTGGACCAGTGGGCTGGGCTGGATTGATACATCATCCATGCTCGAACGCTATAACTTTGCCAACGATATGCTCACCAACCGTAACCGTGAAATCACGGTCTTGATTGACCCGAAACTGCTGCTCCCCCCTGCTGACAAACAAAATAAGGCTGATCTGGTTGATCATTTTTTGAATTTGATGGGACCGCTTGAGGTTTCTTCCAAAACCCGGAAAGAACTTCAGAAATACCTCATCCTGGATGATTCCGGCCAAAAAGGAAAATTCAAACTCGACGATGCCACCATTGATAAAAAAGTGCGCGGCCTGCTGCATTTGATTATGAGCCTGCCGGAATATCACCTCAATTAA
- a CDS encoding 3'(2'),5'-bisphosphate nucleotidase CysQ, producing the protein MSEQALSSQTYWREVDVACRLAQEAGKLILEYYDRTTRVSYKAGDEPVTEADQAASDHILAGLHEAFPDDVLVSEEEPDNPLRREDARLWVIDPLDGTKEFIARNGEFSVMIGFVVGERPVVGVVYQPTRDRLWWAAHDQAFLRIGGEQKSMKVSSTTDYAAMRMVVSRSHRNALVDQMATRLGMTQEIVSGSGGIKVGLIADGDAEIMFSPNPYTKIWDMCACDVILHAAGGKVTDLQGNLLAYRGEELFNLKGVLATNGTRHDDIIQAVAGIYVPPV; encoded by the coding sequence ATGTCAGAACAAGCCCTCTCCAGCCAAACCTATTGGCGCGAAGTTGATGTTGCCTGCCGACTGGCGCAGGAAGCTGGTAAATTGATCCTTGAATATTATGACCGCACAACCAGGGTCAGTTACAAAGCAGGGGATGAACCAGTTACCGAAGCTGATCAGGCAGCCAGTGATCATATTCTGGCGGGCCTCCATGAAGCATTTCCCGATGATGTTTTGGTTTCTGAAGAAGAACCAGACAATCCGCTCAGACGTGAAGATGCACGATTGTGGGTAATTGACCCACTTGATGGAACCAAAGAGTTTATTGCCCGCAACGGAGAATTTTCCGTTATGATCGGGTTTGTGGTTGGCGAACGCCCGGTGGTTGGTGTGGTGTATCAACCCACCCGTGACCGGCTGTGGTGGGCGGCACACGATCAGGCATTTTTGCGAATTGGTGGTGAACAAAAATCCATGAAAGTATCCTCGACGACCGACTATGCAGCCATGCGAATGGTCGTCAGTCGGTCACATCGCAATGCCCTGGTTGACCAGATGGCAACCCGGCTTGGAATGACCCAGGAAATTGTCTCCGGTAGCGGCGGCATCAAAGTTGGCCTGATTGCTGATGGTGATGCTGAAATTATGTTTAGTCCGAACCCGTATACAAAAATCTGGGATATGTGCGCCTGTGATGTGATTTTGCACGCCGCTGGAGGGAAAGTGACTGACTTGCAGGGGAACCTTTTGGCCTATCGTGGTGAAGAGCTTTTTAATTTGAAAGGGGTGCTCGCCACCAATGGTACTCGCCACGACGATATTATTCAGGCCGTGGCTGGAATTTATGTTCCACCGGTGTAG
- a CDS encoding dicarboxylate/amino acid:cation symporter produces the protein MNKKHHSKKLPLHTRILIGLAVGASLGIAVNSFANRLGPEMLQRVDWVVMNITEPVGALFLRLLLMIVVPLVFSSLVVGVAGVGDIRKLGRIGLKSFAYTLVISAISVVIGLGLANTIKPGKRISPATSTQLQEKYGSDAKKRVEDMQKTAAKDSAAMQVVKTIVPSNPANAIALETPNMLHLMFFALVVGVAITLIPAESATPVLQFLEGAFAVTSKIVEMIMYLAPYAVACLLFTNTARFGLELLQALSWFVLTVLLGLSLQMFGVYSLSVYFLSGLSPLDFFRRMEVVILTAFSTSSSNATLPTALRISEENLGVPRDINTFVLTIGATANQNGTALYEGVTVLFLAQLAGVDLTLGQQLLVVYLAILGGVGTAGVPSGSIPFIVAILAMIGVPPTLIAIILGVDRILDMCRTTLNVVGDITVATYVARSEGYELLKTAPANNDLL, from the coding sequence ATGAATAAAAAACATCATTCGAAAAAGCTTCCGCTTCACACTCGAATTCTGATTGGACTGGCAGTCGGGGCATCGCTGGGAATTGCGGTCAACAGCTTTGCAAACCGGTTGGGCCCTGAGATGTTGCAACGGGTTGATTGGGTCGTGATGAATATCACAGAGCCGGTTGGCGCCTTGTTTTTACGGTTACTCCTCATGATTGTGGTGCCGCTGGTTTTTTCATCGCTGGTGGTTGGCGTTGCCGGCGTAGGCGACATTCGCAAACTTGGGCGAATTGGGCTGAAATCATTTGCCTACACACTTGTGATCTCAGCCATTTCGGTGGTGATTGGCCTGGGACTGGCCAACACGATCAAACCAGGGAAACGCATTTCGCCCGCTACCTCCACCCAGCTTCAGGAAAAATATGGCTCTGACGCCAAAAAACGGGTTGAGGACATGCAAAAAACCGCGGCGAAAGATTCAGCGGCCATGCAGGTTGTTAAAACCATCGTTCCCTCCAACCCGGCTAATGCCATTGCCCTTGAAACTCCAAACATGCTGCACCTGATGTTTTTTGCCCTCGTGGTGGGTGTTGCCATTACACTGATTCCGGCTGAATCAGCCACACCAGTGCTTCAATTCCTTGAAGGAGCGTTTGCGGTAACCTCGAAAATCGTGGAAATGATTATGTATCTGGCGCCCTATGCGGTGGCCTGCCTGCTTTTCACCAATACCGCCCGATTCGGGTTGGAGTTGCTCCAGGCACTGTCCTGGTTTGTGCTGACCGTTTTGCTCGGCCTGAGCTTGCAAATGTTTGGGGTGTATTCGCTTTCGGTGTATTTTTTATCTGGACTCTCCCCGCTGGATTTCTTTCGTCGAATGGAAGTTGTGATTTTAACAGCGTTTTCGACTTCATCTTCAAACGCCACGCTCCCAACGGCACTGCGAATTTCAGAAGAAAATTTAGGTGTTCCACGTGACATCAACACCTTTGTGCTGACCATCGGAGCAACCGCCAATCAAAATGGCACCGCGCTTTATGAAGGTGTTACAGTCCTCTTTCTGGCCCAACTGGCTGGTGTTGACCTCACACTTGGACAACAGTTGCTGGTGGTGTATCTGGCAATTTTGGGCGGAGTTGGCACCGCAGGCGTTCCGTCAGGTTCAATTCCCTTTATTGTTGCGATTCTGGCCATGATTGGGGTGCCACCGACGTTGATTGCGATTATTCTCGGCGTAGACCGCATCCTGGACATGTGCCGAACGACCCTCAATGTCGTTGGCGATATCACGGTGGCAACCTATGTGGCCAGATCTGAAGGCTATGAACTGCTCAAAACGGCACCCGCGAACAATGACCTGTTGTAA
- the kdsA gene encoding 3-deoxy-8-phosphooctulonate synthase, translating into MNSTFFPKPPESFFLIAGPCVIESQDHALFMAEAIQKEAVELGIPYIFKASFDKANRSSIHSFRGPGLEAGLRVLEYIKKQTGLPVITDVHEIDQAQSAAEIVDVLQIPAFLCRQTDLLVAAARTGRTVNVKKGQFLAPGDMKNVVEKIREAGGKELWLTERGASFGYNNLVVDMRSFPIMHEFGCPVVFDVTHSLQRPGGLGTATGGDSQFIEPLARAGVACGVDGLFMEVHENPAKALSDGPNALPLKRLRSLLHQLHALDQIRRQYPILANKE; encoded by the coding sequence ATGAACAGTACTTTTTTTCCGAAACCACCAGAGTCATTTTTCCTGATTGCTGGTCCTTGTGTCATTGAATCCCAGGACCATGCCCTGTTTATGGCCGAGGCAATTCAAAAAGAGGCGGTTGAACTCGGAATCCCTTACATCTTCAAAGCTTCGTTTGATAAAGCCAACCGGTCGTCAATTCATTCATTTCGGGGCCCAGGGTTGGAAGCCGGGTTGCGAGTTCTGGAATACATCAAAAAACAGACCGGGTTGCCGGTCATTACGGATGTCCATGAGATTGACCAGGCCCAAAGTGCGGCTGAAATTGTTGATGTTCTTCAAATTCCGGCCTTCTTGTGCCGCCAAACCGACCTTTTGGTAGCTGCCGCCCGCACTGGCCGAACCGTAAACGTGAAAAAAGGGCAGTTTTTGGCCCCAGGCGATATGAAAAATGTGGTGGAAAAAATACGCGAAGCTGGAGGGAAAGAACTCTGGTTGACTGAGCGCGGCGCATCCTTTGGCTACAATAACCTGGTGGTTGATATGCGGTCATTTCCAATCATGCATGAGTTTGGCTGCCCCGTGGTGTTTGATGTCACCCATAGCTTGCAACGTCCGGGAGGACTTGGAACTGCAACTGGCGGAGATTCACAGTTTATTGAGCCTCTGGCTCGGGCCGGAGTTGCGTGCGGGGTGGATGGATTGTTTATGGAAGTTCACGAGAACCCGGCCAAAGCCTTGAGCGATGGTCCAAATGCGTTGCCATTAAAGCGACTTCGTTCCCTGTTGCACCAACTCCATGCCCTGGATCAAATCCGAAGGCAGTATCCGATTTTGGCGAACAAGGAATAG